The Cygnus olor isolate bCygOlo1 chromosome 18, bCygOlo1.pri.v2, whole genome shotgun sequence genome includes a window with the following:
- the RHOT1 gene encoding mitochondrial Rho GTPase 1 isoform X2, translating into MKKDVRILLVGEPRVGKTSLIMSLVSEEFPEEVPPRAEEITIPADVTPERVPTHIVDYSEAEQSDEQLYHEISQANVICIVYAVNNKNSIDKVTSRWIPLINERTDKDSRLPLILVGNKSDLVEYSSMETILPIMNQYTEIETCVECSAKNLKNISELFYYAQKAVLHPTGPLYCPEEKEMKPACIKALTRIFRISDQDNDGTLNDAELNFFQRICFNTPLAPQALEDVKNVVRKNLSDGVADNGLTLKGFLFLHTLFIQRGRHETTWTVLRRFGYDDDLELTPEYLFPLLKIPPDCTTELNHHAYLFLQSIFDKHDLDRDCALSPDELKDLFKVFPYMPWGPDVNNTVCTNERGWITYQGFLSQWTLTTYLDVQRCLEYLGYLGYSILAEQESQASAITVTRDKKIDLQKKQTQRNVFRCNVIGMKGCGKSGVLQALLGRNLIRQRQIRAEHKSYYAINTVYVYGQEKYLLLHDVSDSEFLTDAETICDAVCLVYDVSNPKSFEYCARIFKQHFMDSRIPCLVVAAKSDLHEVRQEYSISPAEFCRKHKMPPPQAFTCNTVDVPSKDIFVKLTTMAMYPHARLRCMCACNRCTFCICQNFLNSDLLQSVKNKLFTAVLNRHVTQADLKSSTFWLRASFGATVFAVLGFAMYKALLKQR; encoded by the exons ATGAAGAAGGACGTGAGGATCCTGCTGGTGGGAGAAC CCAGAGTTGGGAAGACATCACTAATCATGTCTCTtgtcagtgaagaatttccagAAGAG GTTCCACCACGTGCTGAAGAAATCACCATTCCAGCTGATGTCACCCCTGAAAGAGTGCCAACCCACATAGTGGATTATTCAG AAGCAGAGCAAAGTGATGAGCAGCTTTATCATGAAATATCACAG gcAAATGTAATTTGTATAGTATATGCTgttaacaacaaaaattctATTGATAAG GTAACGAGTCGATGGATTCCTCTCATCAATGAAAGGACAGATAAAGATAGCAG gcTGCCTCTTATATTAGTTGGAAACAAGTCTGACCTAGTGGAATACAGCAGTATGGAAACTATTCTTCCCATTATGAATCAATATACAGAGATAGAAACATGCGTAGAG TGTTCAGCCAAAAACTTGAAGAATATATCTGAGCTATTCTATTACGCACAGAAAGCCGTTCTACATCCTACAGGTCCTCTTTATTGCCCAGAGGAGAAAGAG ATGAAACCTGCCTGTATTAAAGCACTCACTCGCATTTTTAGAATTTCTGATCAGGATAATGACGGGACTCTCAATGATGCAGAGCTCAACTTCTTTCAG agaatttgttttaataCGCCATTGGCACCTCAAGCTTTGGAAGATGTAAAGAATGTAGTTAGGAAAAACCTGAGTGATGGAGTTGCTGATAATGGATTAACATTAAAAG gttttctttttctacacaCACTTTTCATTCAGCGAGGAAGGCATGAAACAACTTGGACTGTTTTACGTCGCTTTGGATACGACGATGACTTAGAGCTTACACCAGAGTACTTGTTTCCTCT GCTAAAAATTCCTCCAGACTGCACAACAGAATTAAATCATCATGCATACTTGTTTCTCCAAAGCATTTTTGATAAGCATGATTTG GATAGAGATTGTGCTTTGTCTCCTGATGAATTGAAAGATTTGTTCAAAGTCTTCCCGTATATGCCATGGGGGCCTGATGTTAACAACACTGTTTGTACAAATGAAAGAGGGTGGATTACATACCAAGGGTTTCTCTCTCAGTGGAC ACTGACCACATATTTAGATGTACAGCGTTGCCTGGAGTACCTGGGTTATTTAGGCTACTCGATACTGGCAGAACAGGAATCTCAAGCATCAGCAATTACag TAACAAGAGATAAAAAGATAGACCTCCAgaaaaaacagactcagagaaatgttttccgATGCAATGTTATTGGAATGAAGGGCTGTGGGAAAAGTGGAGTTCTTCAGGCTCTTCTTGGAAGAAATCTAATA agGCAGAGGCAAATACGTGCAGAACACAAATCTTACTATGCCATTAATACAGTCTATGTGTATGGACAGGAAAAATACTTGCTG ctaCATGATGTCAGTGACTCTGAATTTTTAACTGATGCTGAGACCATATGCGATGCTGTCTGCCTGGTATATGATGTCAGTAACCCTAAGTCCTTTGAGTACTGTGCCAGGATTTTTAag CAACACTTCATGGATAGCAGAATACCGTGCTTAGTGGTAGCTGCAAAGTCTGACTTGCATGAAGTCAGACAGGAATACAGTATTTCTCCTGCCGAATTCTGCAGGAAACACAAAATGCCTCCGCCTCAAGCCTTTACTTGTAATACTGTTGATGTGCCGAGTAAGGATATCTTTGTTAAACTGACAACTATGGCAATGTATCC CCATGCCCGGTTACGCTGTATGTGCGCCTGCAACAGGTGTACATTTTGCATCTGTCAGAACTTCCTCAACTCAGACTTGCTGCAATCTGTAAAGAACAAACTCTTCACTGCAGTTCTTAACAG
- the RHOT1 gene encoding mitochondrial Rho GTPase 1 isoform X3, giving the protein MKKDVRILLVGEPRVGKTSLIMSLVSEEFPEEVPPRAEEITIPADVTPERVPTHIVDYSEAEQSDEQLYHEISQANVICIVYAVNNKNSIDKVTSRWIPLINERTDKDSRLPLILVGNKSDLVEYSSMETILPIMNQYTEIETCVECSAKNLKNISELFYYAQKAVLHPTGPLYCPEEKEMKPACIKALTRIFRISDQDNDGTLNDAELNFFQRICFNTPLAPQALEDVKNVVRKNLSDGVADNGLTLKGFLFLHTLFIQRGRHETTWTVLRRFGYDDDLELTPEYLFPLLKIPPDCTTELNHHAYLFLQSIFDKHDLDRDCALSPDELKDLFKVFPYMPWGPDVNNTVCTNERGWITYQGFLSQWTLTTYLDVQRCLEYLGYLGYSILAEQESQASAITVTRDKKIDLQKKQTQRNVFRCNVIGMKGCGKSGVLQALLGRNLIRQRQIRAEHKSYYAINTVYVYGQEKYLLLHDVSDSEFLTDAETICDAVCLVYDVSNPKSFEYCARIFKQHFMDSRIPCLVVAAKSDLHEVRQEYSISPAEFCRKHKMPPPQAFTCNTVDVPSKDIFVKLTTMAMYPHVTQADLKSSTFWLRASFGATVFAVLGFAMYKALLKQR; this is encoded by the exons ATGAAGAAGGACGTGAGGATCCTGCTGGTGGGAGAAC CCAGAGTTGGGAAGACATCACTAATCATGTCTCTtgtcagtgaagaatttccagAAGAG GTTCCACCACGTGCTGAAGAAATCACCATTCCAGCTGATGTCACCCCTGAAAGAGTGCCAACCCACATAGTGGATTATTCAG AAGCAGAGCAAAGTGATGAGCAGCTTTATCATGAAATATCACAG gcAAATGTAATTTGTATAGTATATGCTgttaacaacaaaaattctATTGATAAG GTAACGAGTCGATGGATTCCTCTCATCAATGAAAGGACAGATAAAGATAGCAG gcTGCCTCTTATATTAGTTGGAAACAAGTCTGACCTAGTGGAATACAGCAGTATGGAAACTATTCTTCCCATTATGAATCAATATACAGAGATAGAAACATGCGTAGAG TGTTCAGCCAAAAACTTGAAGAATATATCTGAGCTATTCTATTACGCACAGAAAGCCGTTCTACATCCTACAGGTCCTCTTTATTGCCCAGAGGAGAAAGAG ATGAAACCTGCCTGTATTAAAGCACTCACTCGCATTTTTAGAATTTCTGATCAGGATAATGACGGGACTCTCAATGATGCAGAGCTCAACTTCTTTCAG agaatttgttttaataCGCCATTGGCACCTCAAGCTTTGGAAGATGTAAAGAATGTAGTTAGGAAAAACCTGAGTGATGGAGTTGCTGATAATGGATTAACATTAAAAG gttttctttttctacacaCACTTTTCATTCAGCGAGGAAGGCATGAAACAACTTGGACTGTTTTACGTCGCTTTGGATACGACGATGACTTAGAGCTTACACCAGAGTACTTGTTTCCTCT GCTAAAAATTCCTCCAGACTGCACAACAGAATTAAATCATCATGCATACTTGTTTCTCCAAAGCATTTTTGATAAGCATGATTTG GATAGAGATTGTGCTTTGTCTCCTGATGAATTGAAAGATTTGTTCAAAGTCTTCCCGTATATGCCATGGGGGCCTGATGTTAACAACACTGTTTGTACAAATGAAAGAGGGTGGATTACATACCAAGGGTTTCTCTCTCAGTGGAC ACTGACCACATATTTAGATGTACAGCGTTGCCTGGAGTACCTGGGTTATTTAGGCTACTCGATACTGGCAGAACAGGAATCTCAAGCATCAGCAATTACag TAACAAGAGATAAAAAGATAGACCTCCAgaaaaaacagactcagagaaatgttttccgATGCAATGTTATTGGAATGAAGGGCTGTGGGAAAAGTGGAGTTCTTCAGGCTCTTCTTGGAAGAAATCTAATA agGCAGAGGCAAATACGTGCAGAACACAAATCTTACTATGCCATTAATACAGTCTATGTGTATGGACAGGAAAAATACTTGCTG ctaCATGATGTCAGTGACTCTGAATTTTTAACTGATGCTGAGACCATATGCGATGCTGTCTGCCTGGTATATGATGTCAGTAACCCTAAGTCCTTTGAGTACTGTGCCAGGATTTTTAag CAACACTTCATGGATAGCAGAATACCGTGCTTAGTGGTAGCTGCAAAGTCTGACTTGCATGAAGTCAGACAGGAATACAGTATTTCTCCTGCCGAATTCTGCAGGAAACACAAAATGCCTCCGCCTCAAGCCTTTACTTGTAATACTGTTGATGTGCCGAGTAAGGATATCTTTGTTAAACTGACAACTATGGCAATGTATCC